The stretch of DNA CTCGTCGAGGCGGGTACTGGCGTGGGCAAGAGCTTCGCCTACCTGCTGCCGGCCATTCAGCGCGCCGTCGCCGCACGCGAGCGCATCGTCATCGCGACCAACACCATCAGTCTGCAGGAGCAGTTGATGGAAAAGGACATCCCGCTGCTCCAGGCGGCGCTGCCCGAGGAGTTCACCGCCGTGCTCGTCAAGGGTCGCGGCAATTACCTCTCGATCCGCCGCCTCAAACTCGCCAGCGAGCGGCAGAAGACGCTCTTTCCCGATCGCACCCAGCTCGATGACCTGCACATGATCGAAGACTGGGCGTATGAAACCAACGACGGCACACTGGCCACGCTGCCGCAACTGGCCCGGCCGGACATCTGGGATCGCGTGCAGTCCGACGCGGACAACTGCATGGGCCGGCGCTGCCCGACCTATCGCAAGTGCTTTTTCCAGAGCGCCCGGCGGCGCATGGAGGCAGCCAACATCCTCGTGTGCAACCACGCGCTGTTCTTCTCCGACCTCGCGCTGCGCAGCCAGGGCGTGGGCTTCCTGCCGCGTTACGACCACGTCATCTTCGACGAAGCACACAACATTGAAGACGTCGCATCCGAACACTTCGGCCTGTCGCTCACCGAGGGTCGCGTGGTGCATCTGCTCAACGCGCTCTACGCCGATCGGCGCAGCAGGGCGCAGACCCGGCCGCGCGGCTTTCTGGCCTCGCTCGAACTCGAAGATGGCGATGACGAGGCCATCAACCAGGCGCTCAACGCCGTGAGCCGGTGCCGGGCCGCCATGCGCGCCTGGTTTGACAACTGGATTGCGTATTACGAGCACAGGCGCGGCAGCCAGCAGGCCGTGCGCCTGCACGAGCCGAATCTTGTCGAGAATCTTCTCAGCCCCGTCGCGACGGAACTTTCGCTGCGCCTGCGCCGGCTCAAGGAGTGCGCCAAGCGCGAGGAAGACAAGTTCGAACTCAACTCGTACATGCAGCGGTCCTCGGCTATCGCCGGCGACGCCGCGGCGCTCACCGAGCAGGCGCTGGGCGGCTGCGTGTACTGGGTCGAAGTGGGGGCCCGCAGCGAGCATCGCGCTTCGCGCCGCGTGAGCCTGTCATGCTCGCCGGTGGAAGTGGGGCCCGTGCTGCGCGAGCATCTGTTTGAGTCTGAGGCGAAGGCGCAAGCGGCAGGCGGTGATGATGAGACATTCGACGGCGCGCCCTTTGATAATGAAGATGCGCCGCCCGCGCCGCCGTCCGCGCCGCCCGCATCGCAAGGCAACGTCGCCAAGCGCCCTTCGATCATCCTTACCAGCGCCACGCTCACGACCGGTCGCGGCGACTTCTCGCACCTGCGCAATCGCCTTGGCTGCGACGACGCCGAGGAACTGCAACTCGGCAGCCCCTTTGACTACGCCCGGCAGGTCAAGGTCATCATCGAGCGCGACCTGCCCGACCCCGGCGACGGCTCGTACATCGACCGGCTCGTGCCGCGCATCCTCCATCACCTCCGCGCCACCGACGGCGGGGCGTTCGTGCTCTTTACGAGTTTCGCGATGCTCAACCACGTGGCCGATCGCCTGCTCGTCGAGTGCCGCGAGACGGGCGTCGAGGAGTTTCCGCTGCTCATTCACGGCCAGGACGGGCCGCGCGGTCTGCTGCTCAAGCGCTTCCGCGAAGATGAGCGCAGCGTCTTGCTGGGCACGGCGAGCTTCTGGCAGGGCGTCGATGTGCGCGGCCGCAACCTGCGCAACGTCATCATCACCCGCCTGCCCTTTGATGTGCCCGACCGGCCGCTCATCGAAGCGCGGCTCGAGCGCATCAAGCAGCGGGGGGGCAACCCCTTCATGGAAGATTCGCTGCCGCGCGCTGTGATCCGCTTCAAGCAGGGCTTCGGCCGGCTGATCCGCTCGACGACCGACACGGGACGCTTCGTCGTGCTCGATTCGCGCGTGGTGACCAAGTTCTACGGCCGCAAGTTCCTCGATGCACTGCCTGAGGGCGTGGTGGTGGAGGTGGAGGAGGAGGAGTGAGAGCGGACGCCGCTTGTCAGCCGCTCATCATTGCGGCGAACACCCAAAATGCGATGGCGCTGAGGATTCCGCCCACGGCGATGCCCAGAGCGATAGTGCGAACAATCACGACCTGGTCGGCATAATTCCACATCGACGGCCGGATGTACTGCTCAGGGTCGCGCGACAGCTGCACCTGCGGCACGATGTTGGTTCCACGGCAGGCGGGGCATTCCACCTGCCGATCGATCATCGACTCGGGCGCGCTGATCCACCGGCCACACTTGTCGCAGCTCCACGTCATCATGACTTCATACCTCCTTCAAACGCCGCCCCGCACTCCGGGCACACGCCGCTGGTGTTACCCGTGAGGTCGTAGCCGCAGCGTTCGCACAATCCGGCGCGTGGGACTCTGAAGGGCGGGCAGATGAATACGGCGAGCACGCTGAGCAGGCACACCGAAATGAACGCCGGCACGGCTGAATCGAGCGGGTAATACAGTGATCGGCTCGTGGCCATGTATGCGATGGTGACGATCGCCGCGCCGCCGTAGACCAGCGGCAGGGCGTATCGCAGGTCGCGCCGCTCCAGCAGCGGCACGACCATCAGACTGCTGCACATGCCCACGACGCAGCCGACGAAGAACGAGACTGGCACACCCAGGCTCGCGTCAGCTGCTGTATCCGAAACACCCCCGAACGCCGACGGCGTCACGAGCAGCGCATAGAGCATGGCCATCACGCCCAGGCCGCCCATGGCAAAGATGGAAGTCGCGACGAGCCGCGGCACGCGCGAAGCGACCGCCAGCGACTGCATCACCGCAAAGCCGCATATCGGGCAGTGGCCGTCGCGCGCGAGATATTCAAGCTGCGCGCGACAGGCGGCGCACGTCACACACACGAAGTCGGTCCAGTGGACAAGGTCGCTCGGAGCATCGCCCGGCTCCTGGTTCCACTGCGACCACTGGGGCAGCACGCGCTGCTGAGCCGGCCGGCCCGCTCGCCGCCGGAGGGCAAAGGCATGCACGAGATAGCGCCGCAGCCGCGACATCATGCGGTGTCTCCGTGGACTTTGAATCCGCACTCCGGACACACGCCGCTGGTGTTACCCTCCAGACGATACCCGCAGGCGGTGCATCGGCCCCGGCGCAGGCGCCACCGTCGGCGCAAGCTGAATCCAAGCGGGAACGTGGCAACGACGGCAAGCCACATCGCCGCACACAGCGCCTGCCCGGTCCATATCACGCCGAGCGGCCAGTCGCCCCTAATGACCACAACGCCGGGTGAGCCGGCCGGGCGACGTTCACCCTGCCACGGCACCGTCCGCATGCGCGACCCAAACTCATCCTGTTGCCGACCCACCCACAACAGGCGCATCGGCCAACCGACTGCGGCGTAATGCGTCCAGCGGATCGGTTCAACACCAGCGGAGCGCTCGTTGTGCTCAATAGCCGCCTGCGTCGCGCGCTCGAGCCAGGCGGGCGCAACCGCCTCATAACTTGGCTGACGATTGGAAGGCGCTGAATCGCTCACTCGAAGAATCGCAACGAGCCACGTCGTGACGGCCGCAGTAGGCTCGCCCTCCGTTACACGAATGAGAGTTGGTCCGCCGGGCGAAAGCACGGCAACCGTCGTCCCCTGATGGCGAACCGTCTTTCCATTGAAGGTCGACGCGCCGGCGAATCGAAACCACACCGCCCAAGAGGTGTTCGTTACAACCAGCAGCCCCGCGGTCCACAGGAGCATGATCAACGCTGTTCGCCCCCGGGATTTCGAGCCGCCGTTGGTCATGGGCGCCCGGTCTCCTTCCGTCCCACACCCAGTCGCCTGCCGCTGTTGTTTCCGTCAGGACAATACCCGCGCGTGGGGGAGCGGCACGGCGGGGCTGTCTCCTCCACTGCACGGAACCGTCGGCTGCCGCCGAGGGCTATGGGCCGGCAATCAGTCGCGCCTCCACACACTCCGGACGCAAATGGGAACAAAAACCCCGCGCAAAACGTTGCTCTGTGGACCATTGGGCGCATTCTTCCGGTACCATACCCGGCCGCGCCCCCGCCATCGCGTTATCAGACCGCCTCTCACAACCTTCGCCACGTCAATACCTTCCGGACATCTCCGTCCACCTCAGCCACATACCTGGAGCATCGAAGAACATGACCCACCACCACGGACCGAACCGCCTTCTGCGGCCGCTTGCATTTGCAGCCGCCATCACCGCTTTTGCCGCCGCAGCCGCCTCGGCCGACGACGCCCGGCTCGACCTGGGCCGTCTCGCCTTCCACGAGGCCCAGGCCAACACCTTCACGCACAGCGCGCAGGACCGGGCCTGCCTGGCGATCGACTCGAAGGGCAACGTGCTGGTGGTGTGGGACAGCCGGCGGCAGGAGCTGTACTCCTACGGCGTGGTGGGGCAGTACTTCGATCCGCTCGGCCGGCCGATCGGCGGCGAGATGCGCATCAACGCTCATGCGCCGGGCATGCAGCACGAGTCCGCCGTCATGTTCGACGGCCAGGACCGCGCCTGGGTCGCGTGGGAATCCAACGATCAGGACGGCGACGCTTCGGGCATCTACCTTCGCGCCTTCAGCGCCAAGGACGGCGGCTTTGCGCCGGTCACCGAAGAGATCGCCGTCAACACGACGACGGTGGGCGCCCAGTGCGACCCGTCGATCGCGATCAACAGCAAGGGTGAAATCTGCGTCGTCTGGTGCAGCGCCGAAGTGGAAGGCCGCGCCGTTGCCACGGCCCGGCTGTTCGACTCGGCCGGCCAGCCCGCGAGTGAAGAGATCGTGATCGGCGCCTCCGCCGGCGGGCAGGATCGCCTTGCCACGGTCGCCGCGCTCTCTGATGGCCGGTTCGTCGTCGCGTGGGATCACGTGGACGGCAAGGGAGTTCCGACTGGTCTCGTGGCGCGGACCATTGCGGCCGGCCACGAGCCGGCCCTGGGCGCGGCCCAGCGTCTGACGCCTGAGCATGCCGGCCCGACGCACATCGAACCCGCGCTGGCCATCAACAGTCGCGATGAAGTCATCGTCACCTGGATGCGCCTGGGCGAAATGGCGCAGGGTTACGACGTGGTCGCGCGTCGCTTCGACGCCGACCTTCAGCCGATTTCCGGCGTGCAGATCGTCTCCGCATTCACCGGCGCCTGGCAGTCGGGCGCGGCGGTGACGGTCGCGGGCAATGACGATTTCGTGATCGCCTGGAACGTGGACGGCGATAAGCAGCCGGTCACGCCCGATCTGCGCGTGCCCACGCCCTCCACGCTGATGGCGCGCACGTATGACGCGGCCGGCGCGGCGCTGGGCGAGGCGCGAGTCGTGAAGCAATCGGAATACGGCAAGCACTCGCTCGCCGCCGCCTCCAACGCGCAGCGCATCGCGGCTTCAGACATCGGCACGCTGGCGTTCGCCTGGGACGGACGCGCCGGTGACGACGAGTCCGGCATCGGCCTGCTCGTCGCGGCTCCGGCTTCACTCGATCTTCCGGCCCCGCCCGCGGTTGAGCGGCTCGCGGCCGGGCACGAACTGACCGCTGACGACGTCACGGTCCCGCCGATCCGCACCGAGAACTGGAAGCCGCAGGAGCGCGAACTGTTCCCGGCCCTGGCGGGTCCGGATTTTGGCTTCCAGGCGTTCACGACCACCGAGTGGCAGCCGCCGGATCCTGATCTGGCCGTCGGACCCAACCACGTCGTGTGCGTCGTCAACATGCGCATCATGGTGCTCGACAAGGACGGCAACCAGATCTCCGAAGAATACCTCGAAGACTTCTGGGGCTCGTTGGGCGCGAACTACTTCGTCTTCGACCCCGTCGCTCAATACGACCACTACAGCGATCGCTTCGTCGTCGCCGCAGCCGAACACGAAGGCGGCAACTCGAGCCAGAGCCGCATGGACATCGCCGTGTCCAAGACGTCCAATCCCGCGGACGGCTGGCACAAGTATCGCTTCGCGCTCAATTCGATCGGATCGTTCGTTGACTTCGAAAACCTGGGCATCGGCGAGGATGCGTACTTCATCAGCGCCGACTACTTCGGCGGCGGCGGCAACAACATCCACATCTTTGAAAAGGCGCCGATGCTCGTCGGCAACCCGATCACGATGCGCTGGATCCGCACCGTCAACGACATCATCTCGCTCGCCAGCACCGACGACTTCGACGCGAATTCGCCGGCGCAGTACTTCGCGTCGAGCTTCGCCGCGGGCAGCAACCAGATCCGCCTGTACGCGCTGCGCAATCCCAACACGAACCCGACGCTGACGCAGTTCAATCTCACGGTGCCGGGCTTCTCGAACCCGCCCAGCGCGCCGCAGCGCGGCTCGTCGAACCGGCTGGCGACGATCGACCGCCGCATCAAGCACGGCGTGCACCGCGACGGCTCGCTCTACCTGGCGCACGCCACCGGCGAGAACAACATCGCCCGCGTCCGCTGGTACGAAATCGCAATGAACGGCTGGCCGACTTCGGGCCAGAACCCGACGCTCACGCAATCGGGCAATCTCGATCCCGGCGCGGGCCAGTACTCCTGGTTCGGC from Phycisphaerales bacterium encodes:
- a CDS encoding DEAD/DEAH box helicase, giving the protein MSETITSLLAPDGPIARRISGFEARPQQTEMARAVEHTLATRGHLLVEAGTGVGKSFAYLLPAIQRAVAARERIVIATNTISLQEQLMEKDIPLLQAALPEEFTAVLVKGRGNYLSIRRLKLASERQKTLFPDRTQLDDLHMIEDWAYETNDGTLATLPQLARPDIWDRVQSDADNCMGRRCPTYRKCFFQSARRRMEAANILVCNHALFFSDLALRSQGVGFLPRYDHVIFDEAHNIEDVASEHFGLSLTEGRVVHLLNALYADRRSRAQTRPRGFLASLELEDGDDEAINQALNAVSRCRAAMRAWFDNWIAYYEHRRGSQQAVRLHEPNLVENLLSPVATELSLRLRRLKECAKREEDKFELNSYMQRSSAIAGDAAALTEQALGGCVYWVEVGARSEHRASRRVSLSCSPVEVGPVLREHLFESEAKAQAAGGDDETFDGAPFDNEDAPPAPPSAPPASQGNVAKRPSIILTSATLTTGRGDFSHLRNRLGCDDAEELQLGSPFDYARQVKVIIERDLPDPGDGSYIDRLVPRILHHLRATDGGAFVLFTSFAMLNHVADRLLVECRETGVEEFPLLIHGQDGPRGLLLKRFREDERSVLLGTASFWQGVDVRGRNLRNVIITRLPFDVPDRPLIEARLERIKQRGGNPFMEDSLPRAVIRFKQGFGRLIRSTTDTGRFVVLDSRVVTKFYGRKFLDALPEGVVVEVEEEE